In a single window of the Bacillus clarus genome:
- the dnaD gene encoding DNA replication protein DnaD → MKKKMMLEWFEQGSIAIPKLLMMHYKKLGLNEMEFMVVLHVHTFLDSGNSFPTPSEIAGRMTITEMKCMEVIQTLIQKGFLALEGSRKSEAMVCESYSLQPLWEKILHFLMNETIEEEQKEQKKLQVNLYTIFENEFGRPLSPFECETLGMWEDQDQHHPNLIQAALREAVISGKLNFRYIDRILFEWKKNGIKTVDQAQDQGRKFRANQQRPQQIVKQETKYTGKVPFYNWLEQ, encoded by the coding sequence ATGAAGAAAAAAATGATGTTAGAGTGGTTTGAACAGGGCAGCATCGCAATTCCTAAATTGCTTATGATGCATTATAAAAAATTAGGTTTAAATGAAATGGAATTTATGGTTGTACTTCATGTGCATACGTTTTTAGATTCGGGTAATTCGTTTCCAACTCCTTCAGAGATTGCAGGACGAATGACAATTACAGAAATGAAATGCATGGAAGTGATTCAAACTTTAATTCAAAAGGGCTTTTTGGCGCTAGAAGGCAGTCGAAAATCAGAAGCGATGGTATGTGAGAGTTATTCTTTACAGCCGCTTTGGGAAAAAATATTACATTTTCTAATGAATGAAACAATAGAGGAAGAACAGAAAGAACAGAAGAAACTTCAAGTGAATTTATATACAATTTTTGAGAATGAATTTGGTAGACCACTATCACCATTTGAATGTGAAACGTTAGGGATGTGGGAGGATCAAGACCAACATCATCCTAATTTAATCCAAGCCGCTCTTCGAGAAGCGGTGATAAGTGGAAAACTGAATTTCCGGTACATTGATCGTATTTTATTTGAATGGAAAAAGAATGGAATTAAAACCGTAGATCAAGCGCAAGATCAGGGGCGGAAATTTAGAGCGAACCAACAACGCCCGCAACAAATAGTAAAGCAAGAAACAAAATATACTGGAAAAGTTCCTTTTTATAATTGGTTGGAGCAGTAA
- the nth gene encoding endonuclease III, whose amino-acid sequence MLNKTQIRYCLDTMADMYPEAHCELIHDNPFELVIAVALSAQCTDVLVNKVTKNLFQKYKTPEDYLNVSLEELQQDIRSIGLYRNKAKNIQKLCQMLLDDYDGKVPENRDELTELPGVGRKTANVVVSVAFGIPAIAVDTHVERVSKRLAICRWKDSVLEVEKTLMKKVPMDEWGVTHHRMIFFGRYHCKAQRPQCEECRLLEVCREGKKRMKGK is encoded by the coding sequence ATGTTGAATAAAACGCAAATTCGCTATTGCTTAGATACAATGGCGGATATGTATCCAGAAGCACATTGTGAGTTAATTCATGATAATCCATTTGAGCTTGTAATTGCGGTGGCATTATCAGCACAATGTACAGATGTACTTGTAAATAAAGTGACCAAAAATTTATTTCAAAAATACAAAACACCAGAGGATTATTTAAATGTTTCTTTAGAGGAGTTACAACAAGATATTCGTTCAATTGGATTGTATCGAAATAAAGCAAAAAACATTCAAAAACTATGCCAGATGCTGCTTGATGATTATGATGGTAAAGTTCCGGAAAATCGTGATGAGCTTACGGAACTACCAGGGGTAGGTAGGAAGACAGCGAACGTTGTTGTTTCGGTGGCATTCGGGATTCCAGCAATCGCTGTGGATACGCATGTAGAACGAGTGAGTAAACGTCTAGCAATTTGTCGTTGGAAAGATTCTGTTTTAGAAGTTGAAAAAACATTGATGAAGAAAGTACCAATGGATGAATGGGGAGTTACTCATCACCGTATGATTTTCTTTGGGCGTTATCATTGTAAAGCGCAGCGTCCACAATGCGAAGAGTGTCGATTACTAGAAGTATGCCGTGAAGGGAAAAAGCGGATGAAGGGGAAATAG
- a CDS encoding YpoC family protein: protein MERVVKVPEEFWCAPFFRGNPNGMIYNTEQSFEETIQNTYFLFDIEKDYKPWNEMEKTIPVVLNEWKGKQEDIATLFRNRKKEQAEAPMIHFAAHMLSILYWLNEQPVCSLNDIKANTDKLEIQPVNFMERYSFIIKKPGHYHSYIQLVQLYIEIEKLFAKRNVIKKKSPSH, encoded by the coding sequence ATGGAGAGAGTTGTAAAAGTCCCGGAAGAGTTTTGGTGCGCACCATTTTTTAGGGGAAATCCAAATGGGATGATTTATAATACGGAACAATCTTTTGAAGAGACGATACAAAATACTTATTTTTTATTTGACATAGAAAAAGATTATAAGCCATGGAATGAAATGGAGAAAACAATTCCTGTTGTATTAAATGAATGGAAAGGTAAGCAAGAAGACATTGCTACGCTATTTCGGAATAGAAAGAAGGAACAGGCTGAAGCTCCAATGATTCACTTTGCTGCTCACATGCTGTCCATTCTCTATTGGTTAAATGAACAGCCGGTATGTAGTTTGAATGATATAAAAGCGAATACAGATAAATTAGAAATACAGCCAGTAAATTTTATGGAACGGTATTCTTTTATCATAAAAAAACCAGGTCATTATCATTCGTACATTCAATTAGTACAGTTGTATATAGAAATTGAAAAACTGTTTGCGAAAAGAAATGTAATAAAAAAGAAGTCCCCATCTCATTAG